Proteins from a genomic interval of Actinomycetes bacterium:
- a CDS encoding ABC transporter permease gives MQTQPPAAPDPSPGPGPVTAFVQPLGIGLLIALAFVLTYLTALHKPQPHNLPVGVVASPGVVAQLQRSISAQAGDAVALQPAADVTVARHQVQNGQVVAAYLPGQTGRLLVAGAQGTAVTQVVTGIFTGVAGAQGARLQADDVVPLSAEDPRGFSGFYVIFGVTLAGFIFGQTSHLYSKRLSLGLRLAQALLFGVLAGLAGALIAGPLLGVLPGPFLALAGILVLLALATGLVTMSFTALLGDPGIALATLLLVILGNATSGGVVPASFLPGGFRQLSPALPPGAATRALGRVDYFDPGAALGPVAVLVAWALGGLLLLVVVTGNRRRTRPVTLPAKQTSVTP, from the coding sequence ATGCAGACGCAGCCGCCAGCGGCTCCAGACCCCTCGCCTGGCCCCGGACCGGTGACCGCCTTCGTGCAGCCGCTGGGCATTGGCCTGCTGATCGCGCTCGCCTTCGTGCTGACCTACCTGACCGCCCTGCACAAGCCCCAGCCCCACAACCTGCCCGTCGGTGTCGTGGCGTCCCCCGGCGTCGTGGCCCAGCTCCAGCGCTCGATCTCGGCACAGGCCGGGGACGCGGTCGCGCTGCAGCCCGCCGCAGACGTCACCGTGGCACGCCATCAGGTCCAGAACGGCCAGGTCGTGGCGGCCTACCTGCCCGGCCAGACCGGCCGGCTGCTGGTCGCCGGTGCCCAGGGGACGGCGGTGACCCAGGTGGTGACCGGCATCTTCACCGGTGTCGCCGGCGCCCAGGGCGCCCGGCTGCAGGCCGACGACGTGGTGCCGCTCAGCGCCGAGGACCCGCGCGGGTTCTCCGGCTTCTACGTGATCTTCGGGGTCACCCTGGCCGGGTTCATCTTCGGCCAGACCAGCCACCTGTACTCCAAGCGCCTGTCGCTTGGGCTCAGGCTCGCCCAGGCGCTGCTGTTCGGGGTGCTGGCCGGGCTGGCCGGCGCGCTGATCGCCGGTCCGCTGCTCGGCGTGCTGCCCGGGCCGTTCCTGGCCCTCGCCGGCATCCTGGTGTTGCTGGCGCTGGCGACCGGGCTGGTGACCATGTCGTTTACCGCGCTGCTGGGTGACCCAGGCATCGCGCTGGCCACGTTGCTGCTGGTGATCCTCGGCAACGCCACCAGCGGCGGCGTGGTCCCAGCGTCCTTTCTGCCCGGCGGCTTCCGCCAGCTGAGCCCGGCGCTGCCCCCGGGAGCCGCCACCAGGGCGCTGGGACGCGTGGACTACTTCGACCCGGGCGCGGCGCTTGGGCCGGTCGCTGTGCTGGTGGCCTGGGCGCTGGGTGGCCTGCTCCTGCTGGTGGTAGTGACTGGCAACCGGCGGCGGACGCGGCCGGTCACCCTCCCGGCCAAGCAGACATCCGTCACGCCATAG
- a CDS encoding PadR family transcriptional regulator has protein sequence MTALPTTAFAVLGLLSLRDMSGYELATSADQSLAYFWPMHRSLVYRELRRLEDGGYVAGTAVAQDRVPDKRVYRLTERGRAALDGWLATPGFQPPRVRSEFLVKFFFAGRLGHEPLGALLREYRAAVELDLADLQATADRLNDLPGGFFWQLAALHGVRTRQALLQWIADVEQALAAMPGTAEAPEEADR, from the coding sequence ATGACAGCCCTGCCGACCACAGCGTTCGCTGTCCTGGGCCTGCTGTCGCTGCGCGACATGTCCGGGTACGAGCTGGCCACGTCCGCCGACCAGTCGCTGGCCTACTTCTGGCCGATGCACCGCAGCCTGGTCTACCGGGAGCTGCGGCGGCTGGAGGACGGCGGCTACGTTGCGGGCACCGCGGTGGCCCAAGACCGCGTCCCCGACAAGCGGGTCTACCGGTTGACCGAGCGGGGCCGGGCCGCGCTCGACGGGTGGCTGGCGACGCCCGGCTTCCAGCCGCCGCGGGTGCGCAGCGAGTTCCTGGTCAAGTTCTTCTTCGCCGGCCGGCTCGGCCACGAACCGCTCGGGGCGCTGCTGCGCGAGTACCGGGCCGCGGTCGAGCTGGACCTGGCCGACCTGCAGGCCACGGCGGACCGGCTCAACGACCTCCCCGGGGGGTTCTTCTGGCAGCTGGCGGCGCTGCACGGGGTGCGCACCCGCCAGGCGCTGCTGCAGTGGATCGCCGACGTGGAGCAGGCACTGGCGGCCATGCCCGGCACCGCCGAGGCGCCAGAGGAGGCCGACCGGTGA